The Abditibacteriaceae bacterium genome includes a window with the following:
- a CDS encoding YlxR family protein gives MTKHATNHSPLRSCIACGTKNSPDSFLRVRTCGGALELGGKNGRSAYVCKSAACIEKAIAKRAFARSFRNNVFVSDELKHALRSAVSPR, from the coding sequence ATGACAAAGCACGCCACCAACCACTCGCCGCTTCGCAGTTGTATCGCATGCGGCACTAAGAATTCTCCCGACAGCTTCCTGCGCGTTCGCACATGCGGCGGCGCGTTGGAGTTGGGCGGAAAAAACGGACGCAGCGCTTATGTTTGCAAAAGCGCTGCGTGCATTGAAAAAGCGATTGCCAAGCGCGCCTTTGCGCGAAGCTTTCGCAACAACGTATTCGTATCGGATGAATTGAAACACGCGCTGAGGAGCGCGGTTTCACCACGATAA
- the nusA gene encoding transcription termination factor NusA, with translation MAAKTKPVKTEAETHGDMLEALQRVADEQNVPVEAIIESIEGALVSAYKRAYGGTGAVRVAANFGNAEFRVYTQKRVVQTVYNPNIEISWREARLEKADINLGDEIEKEVTPSGFGRIAAQTAKQVLMQRLREAVRFQVASEYADKSGKVFRGTVLRLERGDVIVQVGKAEAVMPRREQVQGEHYRFGETIYVYVLDVRTNFRGPQVRVSRTHPGLVQQLFEREVPEIAEDIVQLKAVAREAGQRTKIAVAAANPDVDPVGACVGPRGNRVAKVVAELGNEKVDIVRWNADPITYISNALSPAQIVKVMLTDDKGKEGEAEGTATVVVAEDQQSLAIGKQGQNVRLAAKLTHWRIDIRTEKQLAEEQAKKMFTVGDETFAAPTIVSESKDEHADLFALDVLDEVAPDQDAGATFDESDLAGGDDDGTLEIDRTADGNVPSRVELDNDAAAAGEEPDVSGNADATTHDSGDREMDNDGNTSPGETGGLTINTEQHTDAF, from the coding sequence ATGGCAGCGAAAACCAAACCAGTCAAAACCGAAGCCGAAACACACGGCGATATGCTCGAAGCGTTGCAGCGCGTCGCCGATGAGCAGAACGTGCCCGTCGAAGCGATTATCGAAAGCATCGAAGGCGCTCTCGTGTCGGCTTACAAGCGCGCTTATGGCGGTACCGGCGCCGTACGCGTCGCGGCGAACTTCGGCAACGCCGAGTTCCGCGTTTACACGCAAAAGCGCGTTGTGCAAACCGTTTACAACCCGAACATCGAAATTTCGTGGCGCGAAGCGCGTCTCGAAAAAGCCGACATCAACCTCGGCGACGAAATCGAGAAAGAAGTCACGCCTTCGGGTTTCGGTCGCATTGCGGCTCAAACGGCGAAGCAGGTTTTGATGCAGCGTTTGCGCGAAGCCGTTCGCTTTCAGGTGGCTTCCGAATACGCTGACAAAAGCGGCAAAGTGTTTCGCGGCACCGTTCTTCGTCTCGAACGCGGCGACGTCATTGTTCAGGTTGGCAAGGCTGAAGCTGTCATGCCGCGCCGCGAACAGGTTCAGGGCGAGCACTATCGTTTTGGCGAAACGATTTACGTTTACGTCCTCGATGTTCGCACCAACTTCCGTGGCCCGCAGGTTCGCGTTTCGCGCACACATCCCGGTTTGGTTCAGCAGTTGTTCGAGCGTGAAGTTCCTGAAATCGCCGAAGACATCGTGCAGTTAAAGGCCGTGGCGCGCGAAGCCGGACAGCGCACCAAAATCGCGGTTGCGGCTGCGAACCCCGATGTTGATCCGGTGGGCGCTTGCGTCGGGCCGCGCGGCAATCGTGTGGCGAAGGTTGTCGCGGAACTCGGAAACGAGAAAGTGGACATCGTCCGCTGGAACGCCGACCCGATTACTTACATTTCCAATGCGCTCTCGCCCGCTCAAATCGTCAAAGTGATGCTGACCGACGACAAAGGCAAAGAAGGCGAAGCTGAAGGCACCGCGACCGTTGTTGTTGCGGAAGACCAGCAAAGTCTGGCGATTGGCAAGCAAGGCCAGAATGTGCGCCTCGCCGCAAAACTGACGCACTGGCGCATCGACATTCGCACCGAGAAGCAGCTTGCCGAAGAACAGGCGAAAAAGATGTTCACCGTTGGCGACGAGACGTTTGCAGCCCCGACAATCGTCAGCGAATCGAAAGATGAGCACGCCGATTTGTTTGCGCTTGACGTTCTCGATGAAGTCGCGCCCGATCAAGACGCCGGTGCGACCTTCGATGAATCGGATCTGGCGGGCGGCGATGACGACGGCACACTTGAAATCGACCGTACTGCCGATGGTAATGTGCCGTCGCGTGTCGAACTCGACAACGATGCGGCAGCCGCGGGCGAAGAACCCGATGTTTCAGGCAATGCCGACGCGACGACGCACGATAGCGGCGACCGCGAGATGGACAACGACGGCAACACCAGTCCTGGTGAAACCGGCGGCCTGACGATTAACACCGAGCAGCACACCGATGCTTTCTAG
- the polX gene encoding DNA polymerase/3'-5' exonuclease PolX produces the protein MQNAAVAQMFEDIADLLEIAGENPFQIRAYRRASEAAATHPKPLEDLEVPQLRAIDGFGPATADKTREFLATGRVAFLEKLREEYPRGLLDLLRVPGLGPKKVQLLYKERGIASVETLQSALETGELKGLAGFGPKTLTNLESALRRLGEMTKELPLFEAMPLCNLVKQMLAESGAQIEIAGDVRRGRETASSLEFVASGDATQLQSVAAAFKDLPMVQELQAESTEQIEVRMRPGIDAVLHLAPAAKFGTILFRTTGSGAHREAAKQRGLDEDADYSTEAALYKAIDSPVIESELREEGWEIRSNLVQANDIRGDLHAHSDWSDGSSSIRQMVAAAQSFGYEYHVISDHSRALAMANGLDAKRLREQAKAIAEIQSEFPDVKILRGIECDIMRDGSMDLDDDILGELDFVIGSVHSAFNLDETTQTGRIIKAISHPLVHMIAHPTGRIVGSRPAYEVDVAALIEAAKSHGKALEINASYRLDLKAEHARMAREAGVLLAIDTDAHSTRMLPNIEWGISTARRAGLQAKDVLNTKPLAELLAWLKK, from the coding sequence ATGCAAAATGCCGCCGTCGCTCAAATGTTTGAAGACATTGCCGATCTTTTAGAAATCGCGGGCGAAAACCCGTTTCAAATTCGCGCTTATCGCCGCGCGAGCGAAGCCGCCGCAACGCATCCCAAACCGCTCGAAGATTTGGAAGTGCCGCAATTGCGCGCCATCGACGGGTTTGGCCCCGCGACCGCCGACAAAACGCGCGAATTTCTCGCGACGGGCCGCGTGGCATTTCTAGAAAAACTGCGCGAAGAATATCCGCGCGGCCTTTTAGACCTTCTTCGCGTCCCAGGACTCGGCCCGAAGAAAGTGCAGCTGCTTTATAAAGAGCGCGGCATCGCTTCAGTGGAAACACTGCAAAGCGCGCTGGAAACCGGCGAATTGAAAGGGCTTGCCGGATTCGGCCCGAAAACTCTGACCAATTTAGAAAGTGCTCTGCGACGACTGGGCGAAATGACAAAGGAATTGCCGCTTTTCGAGGCGATGCCGCTGTGCAATCTGGTGAAGCAAATGCTCGCTGAAAGCGGCGCGCAAATCGAAATCGCGGGCGATGTACGGCGCGGACGCGAAACAGCGTCGTCGCTCGAATTTGTTGCGTCGGGCGATGCCACGCAGTTGCAAAGTGTTGCCGCTGCCTTCAAAGATTTGCCGATGGTTCAGGAACTTCAGGCCGAATCGACGGAACAAATCGAAGTGCGAATGCGCCCCGGCATCGACGCAGTTTTGCATCTGGCTCCAGCCGCGAAATTCGGCACCATCCTTTTTCGCACGACAGGAAGCGGCGCACATCGCGAAGCGGCGAAGCAGCGCGGTCTGGATGAAGACGCCGATTATTCAACGGAAGCCGCGCTGTATAAGGCCATTGATTCGCCAGTCATCGAGTCGGAATTGCGCGAAGAGGGTTGGGAAATACGGTCGAATCTGGTGCAGGCGAACGACATTCGCGGCGATTTGCACGCGCACTCCGATTGGAGCGACGGCAGTTCGAGCATCCGTCAGATGGTCGCGGCGGCGCAAAGCTTCGGCTACGAATATCATGTCATTTCCGACCATTCGCGCGCTTTAGCGATGGCCAACGGACTTGATGCGAAACGATTGCGCGAGCAAGCCAAAGCGATTGCCGAAATTCAGTCCGAGTTTCCCGATGTGAAAATTCTGCGCGGCATCGAGTGCGACATCATGCGCGACGGCTCGATGGATTTGGACGACGATATTTTGGGTGAACTCGATTTCGTTATCGGCAGCGTGCATTCGGCGTTCAATCTCGATGAAACGACGCAAACCGGACGCATTATTAAGGCGATTTCGCACCCACTCGTACACATGATCGCACATCCGACGGGACGAATTGTCGGTTCGCGTCCGGCGTATGAAGTCGATGTCGCGGCGTTGATCGAAGCGGCAAAAAGTCATGGCAAAGCGCTGGAAATCAACGCAAGTTATCGGCTCGATCTGAAAGCCGAGCACGCGCGAATGGCGCGCGAAGCCGGAGTTCTACTCGCCATCGACACCGACGCGCACAGCACGCGAATGCTGCCCAACATAGAGTGGGGGATTTCAACCGCGCGCCGCGCCGGTTTGCAAGCGAAAGACGTTCTCAACACGAAACCACTGGCTGAACTTCTGGCTTGGCTAAAGAAATAA